A stretch of DNA from Asticcacaulis sp.:
TCAACGTGATCAAGGAAATCCGCGGCATCCGCGCCGATCTCGGCCTGAAGGAAGCCAAGGACCTCGTTGAAGGTGCTCCGGCGACCGTCAAGGAAAACATCTCGAAGCAGGAAGCCGCTGACATCAAGAAGAAGCTTGAAGAAGCCGGCGCCAAGGTCGAAGTTAAGTAATTTCGTCTTCGGAAAATCTTCTGAAAAATTCAGGCCCGGACGTTCGCGTTCGGGCCTGTTTTGTTATATGCATTGGCGCCTGAATGAGCATTCAAAAATTGGTCTTGACAAATTTGAAAAATATTAAATTCACCCTCTTTACGAACGGGGATAAGTGAGCTATGTGACGCTCCCCCTCAAGGCGTATTGCGTCTGATGTCGGGGCCCGAATGCCGGTCTTATGCTCTTTCTGCCGGAGAAGGGTTGGTCCTCTAGGATCATAAAAACAGCGTCTTTGGTGTCAAAAGCCAAAAAAGAGCAGGCGCAAGGCAAACCTTTCGGCCCGGAAGTGGCCAAAACCCTAACCTTCGCGCGCAGTTCCACTGCACAAATTCGATCTCATAAAGCGTTTTATACGCCCACCTAACCTGTGTCAGGAAAAACGATGGCCTTATCGTTCACCCAGAAGAAGCGGATTCGCAAGTCTTTCGGCCGTATCCCCGAAGCTATCCGTATGCCCAACCTCATCGAGGTGCAGCGCTCGTCATATGAGCAGTTTCTGCAGCGCGATGTCCGTCCGGCCAATCGTATCGATGACGGCTTGGAAGCGGTGTTCAAGTCCGTATTCCCGGTGAAGGATTTCAACGAACGCGCCACGCTGGAATATGTGTCGTATGAGTTCGAAGAACCCAAGTATGACGTTGAAGAGTGCATCCAGCGCGACATCACCTATGCCGCGCCGCTGAAGGTCAAGCTGCGCCTGATCGTCTTTGAAATGGACGAGGAAACCGGCGCCCGTTCGGTCAAGGACATCAAGGAGCAGGACGTCTATATGGGCGATATTCCGCTCATGACCGACAAGGGCACGTTCGTTGTCAACGGTACGGAGCGCGTCATCGTTTCGCAGATGCACCGTTCGCCGGGCGTCTTCTTCGACCACGACAAGGGCAAGACCCACTCTTCGGGCAAACTCCTGTTCGGCGCCCGCGTCATTCCGTACCGCGGTTCGTGGCTCGATTTCGAGTTCGACGCCAAGGACATCGTCTATGTCCGTATCGACCGCCGCCGCAAGCTGCCGGCCACTTCCTTCCTCTATGCCCTGGGCATGGACGGTGAGGAAATCCTGACCACCTTCTATGACGTGGTACCTTACGAGAAGCGCGAAGCTGGCTGGGTTACGCCGTACAAGTTCGAGCGCTGGCGCGGTGTGAAGCCGGAATTCGACCTGATCGACGCCGACAGCGGCGAAGTGGTCGCACCGGCCGGCACCAAGATTTCCGCCCGTACCGCCAAGAAGCTGGGCGATACCGTCAAGTCGCTGCTGCTCAGCCAGGACGCACTGGTCGGCCGTTACCTGGCGCGTGACGCCGTCAATTTCACGACTGGTGAAATCTACGCCGAAGCCGGTGACGAACTCGATGCCGCTGCCGTAAGCGTGCTGGAAGCGCAGGGCTTCACGACCGTCGACGTGCTCGATATCGACCACGTCACCGTTGGGCCGTACATGCGCTCCACCCTGCGCGTCGACAAGAACTCAAGCCGCGAAGACGCCCTGTTCGACATCTACCGCGTCATGCGTCCGGGGGAACCGCCTACGATCGAAGCCGCCGAGGCGATGTTCAACTCGCTGTTCTTCGAGCTGGAGCGCTACGACCTGTCGAGCGTTGGCCGCGTGAAGATGAACATGCGCCTGGAGCAGGAGGTCGCTGACTCGGAGCGTGTGCTGCGTAAGGACGACATCCTGAAGATCCTCAAGATCCTCGTTGGCCTGCGTGATGGCCGCGGTGAAATCGACGATATCGACAACCTCGGTAACCGTCGCGTCCGTTCGGTGGGTGAACTGCTGGAAAACCAGTATCGCGTCGGCCTGCTGCGCATGGAGCGCGCTATCAAGGAACGCATGTCGTCGGTCGATATCGACACCGTCATGCCGCATGACCTGATCAACGCGAAGCCAGCCGCCGCTGCCGTGCGTGAATTCTTCGGTTCGTCGCAGCTTTCGCAGTTCATGGATCAGACCAACCCGCTGTCGGAAATCACCCACAAGCGTCGTCTGTCAGCCCTGGGGCCAGGCGGTCTGACGCGTGAGCGCGCGGGCTTTGAAGTCCGCGACGTTCACCCGACCCACTATGGCCGTATCTGCCCGATTGAAACGCCGGAAGGCCCGAACATCGGCCTGATTAACTCCCTGGCCACCCATGCGCGTGTCAACAAGTACGGCTTCATCGAAAGCCCGTACCGTAAGGTGATCGACGGCAAGGCTCAGGAAGAGGTCGTCTATATGTCGGCCATGGAAGAGTCGAAGCACGTCATCGCTCAGGCCAACATCAACATGAAGAACGGTGAGATCGCCGACGACCTGGTCCAGGGCCGCGTCAACGGTGAGCCGGGCCTGCAACAGGCCTCGACCGTCGATTATATGGACGTGTCGCCGAAGCAGGTCGTTTCCGTCGCCGCCGCGCTCATTCCGTTCCTGGAAAACGACGACGCCAACCGCGCGCTGATGGGTTCGAACATGCAGCGTCAGGCCGTGCCGCTGGTGAAGGCCGATGCGCCGTTCGTCGGCACCGGCATGGAAGAAGTCGTGGCCCGCGATTCCGGCGCTACGGTTGCCGCGCGCCGCACCGGTGTGGTCGAGCAGATCGACGGCACGCGTATCGTTATCCGCGCCACCGAGGAGCAAGACCCGAACAAGCCGGGCGTCGATATCTATCGCCTGTCGAAGTTCCAGCGTTCCAACCAGAACACCTGTATCAATCAGCGTCCGCTGGTTCGCGTGGGTGACAAGGTTTCGGCCGGTGACATCATCGCTGATGGTCCCTCGACCGATCTCGGTGATCTGGCCCTCGGCCGCAACGTCCGCGTGGCCTTCATGCCGTGGAACGGTTACAACTTCGAAGACTCGATCCTGATCTCCGAGCGCATCGTGCGTGATGACATCTTCACCTCTATCCACCTGGAAGAGTTCGAGGTCATGGCCCGCGATACGAAGCTTGGGCCAGAAGAAATCACCCGCGACATCCCGAACGTCGGTGAAGAAGCCCTGCGCAATCTCGACGAAGCGGGCATTGTTGCTATCGGTGCCGAAGTCCAGCCGGGTGATATCCTGGTCGGCAAGGTGACCCCGAAGGGTGAAAGCCCGATGACGCCGGAAGAAAAGCTCCTGCGCGCCATCTTCGGTGAAAAGGCGTCTGACGTCCGCGACACCTCGCTTCGCCTGCCGCCTGGCGTTGCCGGCACCATCGTCGAAGTCCGCGTCTTCAACCGTCACGGTGTTGAAAAGGACGAACGCGCCCAGGCTATCGAGCGCGCCGAAATCGAACGCCTCGGCAAGGACCGCGACGACGAACTGTCGATTCTGGAACGCAATATCTACGGCCGTCTCAAGGAACTGCTGCTCGGCAAGGTCGCCGTGTCCGGTCCGAAGGGCATGGGCCGCGGTGAAGTGACCGAAGAAAAGCTGGCCGAGGTCTCGAAGGGCCTGTGGTGGCAAGTGGCGCTCGAAGACGAGAAGGTCATGTCCGAGCAGGAAGCCATGAAGCGCCAGTTCGAAGACGCCCGCAAGCGTCTCGACCGCCGCTTCGAGGACAAGGTCGAGAAGCTGCAGCGCGGCGACGAACTGCCGCCGGGCGTCATGAAGATGGTCAAGGTGTTCGTGGCGGTGAAGCGCAAGCTGCAACCGGGCGAC
This window harbors:
- the rpoB gene encoding DNA-directed RNA polymerase subunit beta produces the protein MALSFTQKKRIRKSFGRIPEAIRMPNLIEVQRSSYEQFLQRDVRPANRIDDGLEAVFKSVFPVKDFNERATLEYVSYEFEEPKYDVEECIQRDITYAAPLKVKLRLIVFEMDEETGARSVKDIKEQDVYMGDIPLMTDKGTFVVNGTERVIVSQMHRSPGVFFDHDKGKTHSSGKLLFGARVIPYRGSWLDFEFDAKDIVYVRIDRRRKLPATSFLYALGMDGEEILTTFYDVVPYEKREAGWVTPYKFERWRGVKPEFDLIDADSGEVVAPAGTKISARTAKKLGDTVKSLLLSQDALVGRYLARDAVNFTTGEIYAEAGDELDAAAVSVLEAQGFTTVDVLDIDHVTVGPYMRSTLRVDKNSSREDALFDIYRVMRPGEPPTIEAAEAMFNSLFFELERYDLSSVGRVKMNMRLEQEVADSERVLRKDDILKILKILVGLRDGRGEIDDIDNLGNRRVRSVGELLENQYRVGLLRMERAIKERMSSVDIDTVMPHDLINAKPAAAAVREFFGSSQLSQFMDQTNPLSEITHKRRLSALGPGGLTRERAGFEVRDVHPTHYGRICPIETPEGPNIGLINSLATHARVNKYGFIESPYRKVIDGKAQEEVVYMSAMEESKHVIAQANINMKNGEIADDLVQGRVNGEPGLQQASTVDYMDVSPKQVVSVAAALIPFLENDDANRALMGSNMQRQAVPLVKADAPFVGTGMEEVVARDSGATVAARRTGVVEQIDGTRIVIRATEEQDPNKPGVDIYRLSKFQRSNQNTCINQRPLVRVGDKVSAGDIIADGPSTDLGDLALGRNVRVAFMPWNGYNFEDSILISERIVRDDIFTSIHLEEFEVMARDTKLGPEEITRDIPNVGEEALRNLDEAGIVAIGAEVQPGDILVGKVTPKGESPMTPEEKLLRAIFGEKASDVRDTSLRLPPGVAGTIVEVRVFNRHGVEKDERAQAIERAEIERLGKDRDDELSILERNIYGRLKELLLGKVAVSGPKGMGRGEVTEEKLAEVSKGLWWQVALEDEKVMSEQEAMKRQFEDARKRLDRRFEDKVEKLQRGDELPPGVMKMVKVFVAVKRKLQPGDKMAGRHGNKGVISKILPVEDMPFLADGEHVDIVLNPLGVPSRMNVGQIFETHLGWACHNIGLQIAALLEDWQNGGQKQALIDHLRGVYGPDQELPESEEELIDLAKNLSRGVPIATPVFDGAHINDIEDMLEFAGLDRSGQSILYDGQTGERFKRPVTVGIIYMLKLHHLVDDKIHARSIGPYSLVTQQPLGGKAQFGGQRFGEMEVWALEAYGAAYTLQEMLTVKSDDVAGRTKVYEAIVRGDDSFEAGIPESFNVLIKEMRSLGLNVELENGQG